In the Polyangiaceae bacterium genome, one interval contains:
- a CDS encoding Ku protein: MGARAIASGTISFGLVAIPVKLYTAASSEQARFNMLHEKCGGRLKMQFYCPTDDEVVERKDTVKGYEYAKGQFVRFTEEELKSLEAARSGSMEIVEFVPLSAVDFVQVEKSYYLGPDKGGDKPYRLLSQCMVSQEVVAVGRWSARGKEQLVLIRPFGEDGLMLHQLYYANEVRSFADIDTGAVFEFSDAERDLASKLIAQLTHDEFDASRYRDTYEERVRTAVDEKVAGAEITIAPEAPKAKIIDLFEALKKSLSEAQAAGANDELPPLKPVKKVRTKAAEDGEKRTKKKKAARS; this comes from the coding sequence ATGGGAGCCCGCGCCATTGCTTCTGGGACGATTTCTTTCGGGTTGGTCGCCATCCCGGTGAAGCTGTACACGGCTGCGTCGAGTGAGCAGGCCCGTTTCAACATGCTGCACGAGAAGTGCGGGGGGCGGCTGAAGATGCAGTTCTACTGCCCGACCGATGACGAAGTGGTCGAGCGCAAGGACACCGTCAAAGGCTACGAGTACGCAAAAGGACAGTTCGTTCGCTTCACGGAAGAAGAGCTGAAGAGCCTCGAGGCCGCGCGCTCGGGCAGCATGGAAATCGTGGAGTTCGTCCCACTCTCGGCGGTGGACTTCGTCCAGGTCGAGAAGTCCTACTACTTGGGCCCGGACAAGGGCGGCGACAAGCCCTATCGCCTGCTCAGTCAGTGCATGGTCAGCCAGGAAGTCGTCGCCGTCGGGCGCTGGTCGGCCCGCGGCAAGGAGCAGCTAGTGCTCATTCGACCCTTCGGCGAGGACGGCCTCATGCTGCATCAGCTGTACTACGCCAACGAAGTCCGCTCCTTCGCCGACATCGATACGGGCGCAGTGTTCGAGTTCTCGGATGCCGAGCGCGACCTGGCCAGCAAGCTCATTGCACAACTGACGCACGACGAGTTCGACGCCTCCCGCTACCGCGACACCTACGAGGAACGCGTCCGCACAGCAGTCGACGAGAAGGTGGCGGGCGCCGAGATCACGATCGCCCCCGAGGCTCCCAAGGCCAAGATCATCGACCTGTTCGAAGCCTTGAAGAAGAGTCTGTCCGAGGCACAAGCGGCAGGCGCCAACGATGAACTCCCGCCCCTCAAGCCCGTCAAGAAGGTGCGCACCAAGGCGGCCGAGGACGGCGAGAAGCGCACGAAGAAGAAGAAAGCGGCGCGGAGCTGA
- a CDS encoding Smr/MutS family protein, with product MAGADEDDPVVLEIEDSIDLHGFEPRDIPSVVVSYLEAAREKGLHEVRLIHGKGKGVQRARVRQVLDGLSWVIEYRNAPETRGGFGATLVWLEP from the coding sequence ATGGCCGGGGCGGACGAGGACGACCCCGTCGTCCTCGAGATCGAGGACAGCATCGATCTGCACGGGTTCGAGCCGCGGGACATACCCAGCGTCGTGGTCAGCTACCTGGAGGCCGCGCGGGAAAAGGGACTCCACGAAGTGCGGCTGATTCATGGCAAGGGCAAAGGCGTGCAGCGCGCGCGAGTCCGTCAGGTGCTCGATGGTCTTTCCTGGGTGATCGAGTATCGCAACGCACCCGAAACCCGCGGCGGGTTCGGCGCTACCCTGGTCTGGCTAGAGCCCTAA
- a CDS encoding Hpt domain-containing protein — protein MAAVQPSGMPCIATPNQVPSFDVENLLQQLAGDRELMRLILETFRSEWPRRLAGIRATLEGGDQSALIRHAHTLKGNARQLSAAEAAAASARVEHLARSGALCSGSPDLDQLEATLRRLDQDILRELGSS, from the coding sequence GTGGCTGCCGTTCAACCGTCTGGGATGCCCTGCATCGCAACACCGAACCAAGTTCCCTCCTTCGACGTCGAGAACCTCCTGCAGCAGCTCGCGGGCGACCGAGAGCTGATGCGGCTCATTCTCGAGACCTTCCGCAGCGAATGGCCGCGGAGATTGGCCGGGATTCGAGCCACCTTGGAGGGAGGCGACCAGAGCGCGCTGATCCGCCACGCCCACACCCTGAAAGGAAACGCGCGCCAGCTCTCGGCGGCCGAGGCCGCCGCCGCCAGCGCGCGGGTCGAGCACTTGGCACGCTCGGGCGCGCTCTGTTCGGGCTCCCCAGATCTAGACCAGTTGGAAGCAACGCTGCGCAGGTTGGACCAGGACATCTTGCGTGAGCTGGGTTCGAGTTGA
- a CDS encoding diguanylate cyclase codes for MKVLIADDDPITRAVLSRRLGASGYQIIMVESGDAAMAILESDPEIRIALLDWEMPGASGVDVCRFIRAQDRDHYCYVVLITSRDENEDVLNGLNAGADDYVMKPINAVVLELRLRAAWRMLSMQDELLRARDALRIEAMHDALTGLLNRGALRRALEQEVARGNRSGQAVSVVLADVDLFKQVNDTHGHAAGDVVLKSVADCLKAGVRGYDTVARYGGEEFVVLLPECEWRGASRVAERARESIEALQVVLPHTTISVTSSFGVASTTQVRVSDAAELVAAADRALYRAKRRGRNRVELATPEDFQRIAPLSGAPIHG; via the coding sequence GTGAAGGTATTGATCGCCGACGACGACCCGATCACGCGCGCCGTACTGTCGCGGCGACTCGGTGCCTCGGGCTACCAGATCATCATGGTCGAGAGCGGCGATGCTGCGATGGCGATCCTGGAGTCGGACCCGGAGATCCGCATCGCGCTGCTGGACTGGGAAATGCCTGGAGCGTCGGGGGTCGATGTCTGCCGCTTCATCCGCGCGCAAGACCGCGACCACTACTGCTACGTGGTGCTCATCACCTCTCGCGACGAGAACGAAGACGTTCTGAACGGCCTGAACGCCGGAGCGGACGACTACGTGATGAAGCCGATCAACGCGGTGGTCCTCGAACTCCGCCTCAGGGCGGCCTGGCGCATGCTGAGCATGCAAGACGAGCTGTTGAGAGCGCGCGATGCCCTGCGCATCGAGGCCATGCATGACGCGCTGACGGGGCTGCTCAACCGCGGTGCGCTTCGCCGCGCCCTGGAGCAAGAGGTCGCGCGCGGCAACCGCTCCGGTCAGGCCGTCAGCGTCGTGCTCGCGGACGTCGATCTGTTCAAGCAGGTGAACGACACCCATGGCCACGCAGCCGGGGATGTCGTGCTGAAGAGCGTCGCTGATTGCCTGAAGGCAGGCGTCCGCGGCTACGATACCGTCGCGCGCTACGGCGGCGAGGAGTTCGTCGTGCTGCTGCCCGAATGCGAATGGCGCGGAGCATCGCGAGTGGCAGAGCGAGCGCGGGAATCCATCGAGGCGCTCCAGGTAGTGCTACCGCACACCACGATCAGCGTGACCTCGAGCTTTGGCGTCGCCTCGACGACCCAAGTGCGCGTGTCCGACGCGGCGGAGCTGGTCGCCGCTGCCGATCGTGCCCTGTATCGAGCCAAGCGCCGGGGCCGAAACCGCGTCGAGCTGGCGACCCCGGAGGACTTTCAGCGCATCGCACCGCTCAGCGGGGCGCCGATCCACGGTTGA